The Halopseudomonas sabulinigri genome window below encodes:
- a CDS encoding OsmC family protein, translating to MKKSASAHWEGSLKEGKGTISTESGALKANPYGFNTRFEDQPGTNPEELIGAAHAGCFSMAFSMLLGEAGYTPDSVDTKAVVTLSKQDDGFAVTAVALTMNAVIPGIEQKEFDEIAGKAKSGCPISKLLNADISLEAKLG from the coding sequence ATGAAAAAGTCAGCATCCGCGCATTGGGAAGGCTCGCTGAAGGAAGGTAAAGGCACGATTTCTACCGAGAGCGGTGCGCTCAAGGCCAACCCTTACGGTTTCAACACCCGCTTTGAAGATCAACCAGGTACCAATCCCGAAGAGTTGATTGGCGCGGCGCATGCCGGCTGCTTTTCGATGGCCTTTTCCATGTTGCTGGGCGAGGCCGGGTATACCCCGGACAGCGTCGACACCAAAGCGGTGGTCACGCTGAGCAAGCAGGACGATGGCTTTGCCGTCACCGCGGTAGCGCTGACCATGAACGCGGTGATTCCGGGTATCGAGCAGAAAGAGTTTGATGAAATTGCCGGCAAGGCCAAGAGTGGTTGCCCGATCTCCAAGCTGTTGAATGCCGACATCAGCCTTGAGGCGAAGCTCGGCTAA